A stretch of the Amia ocellicauda isolate fAmiCal2 chromosome 10, fAmiCal2.hap1, whole genome shotgun sequence genome encodes the following:
- the LOC136760325 gene encoding secernin-1 isoform X3 yields MAEAPPSFSFVAFPPATEAGRVVFGKNSIRPKDEVQEVMYFPAATHEPGEKVQCTYIAIDQSEKTSSVVLSKPAWLWGAEMGANEHGVCIANGPLVAREPAAHTEALLGMDLVRLGLERGSTAKEVLDCMTSLLEEHGQGGNYYEDGSLCLSFHSAFLIVDRVEAWVLETVGKYWAAEKVTEGIRGLCHRLSICTKIDAEHPELRSYAQAQGWWSEGQEFNFSEVFSSPEEEDVGPCAGRKFLEKHEGSITVQTMIDNLRGMNGTVCADSDTLLPTGSMVSVLPQSSAFSGIHFFTATPDPVRSIFKPFIFVADVKPVPKAQSPCFEKQPGSKTKVDWRHELYKAHEWALTVIDSAEQSPPPLQNSAGPSPLHKSDSPPTQGFLLEISQVLFMHG; encoded by the exons ATGGCCGAGGCTcctcccagtttcagctttgtAGCTTTTCCCCCGGCCACTGAGGCAGGCCGTGTGGTCTTCGGGAAGAACTCCATTAGGCCCAAAGATGAGGTTCAGGAGGTCATGTACTTCCCTGCAGCCACTCATGAACCCGGCGAGAAAGTCCAG TGTACCTACATTGCAATCGATCAGAGTGAGAAGACTAGCTCTGTGGTCTTGAGCAAGCCGGCGTGGCTGTGGGGAGCAGAGATGGGAGCCAATGAGCATGGAGTGTGTATCGCCAACGGGCCCCTAGTGGCCCGAGAGCCTGCTGCTCATACAGAGGCCCTGCTGGGCATGGATCTGGTCAG ACTTGGATTGGAAAGAGGATCCACAGCCAAAGAGGTCTTGGACTGCATGACTTCTCTCCTGGAGGAGCACGGTCAAGGAGGAAACTACTACGAAGATGGCAGCCTGTGCCTTTCCTTCCATAGTGCTTTTCTGATTGTAGACAGAGTGGAGGCCTGGGTGCTGGAGACTGTGGGAAAATACTGGGCTGCTGAAAAAGTCACAG AAGGAATCAGGGGTCTCTGCCACCGCTTATCCATATGTACGAAGATTGACGCAGAGCACCCGGAGCTCAGGAGTTACGCCCAGGCCCAGGGCTGGTGGAGCGAAGGGCAGGAGTTCAACTTCTCTGAGGTCTTCTCATCTCCCGAGGAAGAGGACGTGGGGCCCTGTGCCGGGAGGAAATTCCTTGAAAAGCATGAGG GAAGTATAACGGTCCAGACGATGATCGATAACCTGCGAGGCATGAACGGGACAGTGTGTGCCGACTCGGACACACTACTCCCCACGGGCAGCATGGTGTCAGTCCTGCCTCAGAGCAGTGCCTTCTCCGGCATTCACTTCTTCACTGCCACTCCGGACCCAGTGAG GTCCATATTCAAGCCTTTCATCTTTGTTGCTGATGTGAAGCCAGTGCCTAAAGCACAGTCCCCCTGCTTTGAAAAGCAGCCTGGTTCGAAAACCAAAGTTGACTGGAGACATGAGCTGTACAAAGCCCATGAGTGGGCTCTGACAGTCATTGATAGTGCGGAG
- the fkbp14 gene encoding peptidyl-prolyl cis-trans isomerase FKBP14 encodes MLLATLNCFCTSLMMLVSGAKLPEPEVKVEIQHRPFLCHRKTKYGDMLLVHYDGFLEGNGTRFHSSRNQGDKHPVWFTLGIKEVIKGWDKGLQDMCVGEKRKLTVPSALAYGKEGKGKIPPDSTLIFDIELMEIRNGPRSHESFQQMDLNDDWKLSRVEVKEYLRKEFERHGYSPNDTQHEVMVEDIFKKEDEDNDGYISAREFTYKHDEL; translated from the exons ATGTTGCTGGCGACTTTGAATTGTTTTTGCACATCATTAATGATGCTGGTGAGTGGGGCCAAGCTCCCGGAGCCGGAGGTGAAAGTAGAGATTCAGCACAGACCTTTTCTCTGCCACCGAAAGACCAAGTATGGAGACATGCTACTCGTGCACTACGACGGGTTTTTGGAGGGCAACGGGACTAGATTCCACTCCAG CCGCAATCAAGGGGATAAACACCCTGTTTGGTTTACTCTTGGGATAAAGGAAGTTATCAAAGGCTGGGACAAAGGACTCCAGGACATGTGTGTAGGGGAGAAAAGAAAGCTGACTGTCCCATCAGCCCTTGCCTATGGAAAAGAAGGCAAAG GGAAAATTCCACCTGATAGCACACTGATATTTGACATTGAATTGATGGAGATCAGAAATGGACCCAGGTCTCATGAATCATTTCAGCAAATGGACCTTAACGATGACTGGAAGCTGTCTCGAGTGGAG GTAAAGGAATATCTGAGGAAGGAGTTTGAGAGACATGGTTATTCTCCCAATGACACTCAGCATGAAGTCATGGTGGAAGATATTTTCAAGAAAGAAGATGAAGATAACGATGGCTATATATCTGCAAGAGAGTTTACCTACAAGCACGacgaattgtaa